The nucleotide sequence GGGGGATCGCGGGGCATCGGACGGATGATCGCGCAAGGGTTCGTCGGCATGGGCGCGCGCGTCTATATCAGTTCGCGAAAGGCCGATGCCTGCCACGCCACCGCAGAGGCGCTGGGCGACAGTGCCATCCCCCTGCCCGCCGATGTTTCGACGGTTGAGGGGTGCCGCGCGCTTGCCGCCTCGATCGCACAGCGCGAAGAGGCACTGGACATCCTGGTCAACAATGCGGGCGCGGCCTGGGGCGAGCCGTTCGAGATCTTTCCGGAAACTGGCTGGGACAAGGTCATGGACCTGAACGTCAAATCTCCCTTCTTCCTGACCCAGTCGCTGCACGCGCTGCTAAAGGCCAGCGGCCGTGCGGACCGCCCGGCAAAGGTAATCAACATCACCTCGATCGACGGTCAGCGGCTGAACGGGTGGGATACATATAGCTATCATGCGTCGAAATCGGCGCTGATCTATTTGACCAAGCGCATGGCCGCGCGGCTGATCCGCGATCATATCAACGTCACTTCGATCGCGCCCGGCGCCTTTGCCAGCGACATGAACAAGGCCGCGCGCGACCATGGCGACGACGTGGCAAAGGCGATCCCCGCGGGCCGGATCGGCGTGTATGAGGATATGGCGGCGGCCGCCATCTACCTCGCCGCCCGCGCAGGCGATTATGTGGTGGGCGACACGATCACCGTCGACGGTGGGTTGGTGAACGCTTCGCTGGGCCGCAGCATCGACGCTTGACACGCCCGGTTTGCCACCGCTTTC is from Sphingomonas sp. IW22 and encodes:
- a CDS encoding SDR family oxidoreductase; its protein translation is MDTNSLFRLDGRVALVTGGSRGIGRMIAQGFVGMGARVYISSRKADACHATAEALGDSAIPLPADVSTVEGCRALAASIAQREEALDILVNNAGAAWGEPFEIFPETGWDKVMDLNVKSPFFLTQSLHALLKASGRADRPAKVINITSIDGQRLNGWDTYSYHASKSALIYLTKRMAARLIRDHINVTSIAPGAFASDMNKAARDHGDDVAKAIPAGRIGVYEDMAAAAIYLAARAGDYVVGDTITVDGGLVNASLGRSIDA